From one Streptomyces sp. R41 genomic stretch:
- a CDS encoding MFS transporter: MISPGISGAQHPSPDRPPHTFRTVFPVLALCWMSVFFDGMDVNIYGAVMPHMLDDSGLGLTPASAGTIGSWTTFGMLIGALTAGNITDWLGRRPMLVASVTLFSVGSAICASAGDPTLFGTGRFIAGLGLGGLMPLCLAMVMEFAPPRRAALTTGLLMTSYHAGGMLATTLGLTLAPTAGWRWVFWAGVLPAVIAVPLLLNLLPESPGVLLARGERAKADAVADRYGLSRPTPVAAPAAGAKGRLAAVQALFRPESRWATPLLWVASFSGLLLVYGVSTWLPQMMRASGYGLSSSVSFLLVINAGGIVGLLIAGRTADRFGAVRVSAVWFVLTAAGALLLKAHLPLGVTYAVVAVTGIWLFSAQVMVYAAANTVYRESERAAGLGLVTGVGRTGAVVGPWLIGSLAANGNQSWGFTTFALAGLLGAAAIALVPLARRTSRRERTSAAVVVAADA; encoded by the coding sequence ATGATTTCTCCCGGTATATCCGGTGCGCAGCACCCGTCACCCGATCGCCCGCCGCACACCTTCCGCACCGTCTTCCCTGTCCTGGCGCTGTGCTGGATGTCCGTCTTCTTCGACGGCATGGACGTCAACATCTACGGCGCGGTCATGCCGCACATGCTCGACGACTCCGGGCTCGGACTGACGCCGGCGAGCGCGGGCACGATCGGCAGCTGGACGACGTTCGGCATGCTCATCGGCGCACTGACCGCCGGAAACATCACCGACTGGCTGGGTCGCCGCCCGATGCTCGTCGCCAGCGTGACGCTTTTCTCGGTCGGCTCCGCGATCTGCGCGTCGGCCGGGGACCCCACGCTGTTCGGAACGGGCCGGTTCATCGCGGGGCTCGGGCTCGGCGGCCTGATGCCGCTGTGCCTGGCCATGGTCATGGAGTTCGCTCCGCCGCGCCGCGCGGCGCTCACCACCGGATTGCTGATGACCTCGTACCACGCGGGCGGCATGCTCGCCACGACGCTCGGGCTGACGCTCGCGCCGACGGCGGGCTGGCGCTGGGTGTTCTGGGCAGGCGTGCTGCCCGCCGTGATCGCCGTACCGCTGCTGCTGAACTTGCTGCCCGAGTCGCCCGGTGTGCTGCTCGCCCGCGGTGAACGGGCGAAGGCCGACGCCGTCGCCGACCGCTACGGTCTGTCCCGCCCCACCCCGGTCGCCGCTCCGGCAGCGGGCGCCAAGGGCAGGCTCGCCGCGGTCCAGGCGCTCTTCCGTCCCGAGTCGCGCTGGGCCACTCCCCTGCTCTGGGTGGCCTCCTTCTCGGGTCTGCTGCTCGTGTACGGCGTCAGCACCTGGCTGCCGCAGATGATGCGCGCCTCCGGCTACGGCCTCAGCTCCTCGGTGAGCTTCCTCCTCGTCATCAACGCGGGCGGCATCGTGGGCCTGCTGATCGCGGGCCGCACCGCCGACCGCTTCGGCGCCGTCCGCGTCTCGGCGGTCTGGTTCGTCCTCACCGCGGCCGGAGCGCTGCTGCTCAAGGCACATCTCCCGCTGGGAGTGACGTACGCCGTGGTCGCGGTCACGGGCATCTGGCTCTTCAGCGCGCAGGTGATGGTGTACGCCGCCGCCAACACCGTCTACCGCGAGAGCGAGCGCGCGGCCGGGCTCGGCCTGGTCACCGGGGTCGGCCGGACCGGCGCCGTCGTCGGGCCCTGGCTGATCGGCTCGCTCGCCGCGAACGGCAACCAGAGCTGGGGCTTCACCACCTTCGCCCTGGCCGGGCTGCTCGGCGCGGCGGCGATAGCGCTCGTACCGCTGGCCCGGCGCACGAGCCGGCGGGAGCGGACCTCGGCAGCCGTCGTCGTCGCGGCCGACG
- a CDS encoding helix-turn-helix transcriptional regulator has protein sequence MMVKNRHSAGQAIPEVAFAAPVGTPAGLEVISLADLRSRADGRGVDLGAPQRPGFHHVLTLTSGALRQTVDFTEYVLDPDSWLWVRPGQVLQWGDLEKAEGILIVFERDFPDPATVGAARVDDPEAPVLRTPAAEDAEALRLAATHLEREFRARGRLPLDAHVAVLRHLLDVLVLRVAHLEVPGGPADGPSETFLRFRAAVERDFARTHRVDDYAAALGYSTRTLSRATLEAAGVGAKEFIDRRVVLEAKRLLAHTDLAAARIAAQLGFSSATNFAKYFHQRAGQAPIAFRGAVRGRADGLR, from the coding sequence ATGATGGTCAAAAACCGACACTCGGCCGGGCAGGCCATCCCCGAGGTCGCGTTCGCGGCGCCGGTCGGCACTCCGGCGGGCCTGGAAGTGATCTCGCTGGCCGACCTGCGTTCCAGGGCCGACGGCCGCGGGGTGGATCTCGGCGCGCCGCAGCGCCCCGGCTTTCACCACGTGCTCACGCTCACCTCCGGCGCGCTGCGGCAGACCGTGGACTTCACGGAGTACGTCCTCGACCCGGACTCATGGCTGTGGGTGCGCCCCGGTCAGGTGCTCCAGTGGGGCGACCTGGAGAAGGCCGAGGGCATCCTGATCGTCTTCGAGCGGGACTTCCCGGACCCGGCCACCGTCGGTGCGGCCCGGGTGGACGATCCGGAGGCGCCCGTGCTGCGCACCCCGGCGGCCGAGGACGCCGAGGCGCTGCGCCTCGCGGCGACGCACCTGGAGCGCGAGTTCCGGGCCCGGGGGCGGCTGCCGCTCGACGCGCATGTCGCCGTACTGCGCCATCTCCTGGACGTCCTGGTTCTGCGCGTGGCTCATCTGGAGGTGCCCGGCGGCCCGGCCGATGGGCCGAGCGAGACCTTCCTGCGCTTCCGTGCCGCCGTCGAACGGGACTTCGCCCGGACGCACCGCGTGGACGACTACGCCGCCGCGCTCGGGTACTCCACCCGCACACTGTCCCGGGCCACCCTCGAGGCGGCGGGCGTCGGCGCCAAGGAGTTCATCGACCGCCGGGTCGTCCTGGAGGCCAAGCGGCTACTGGCACACACCGACCTGGCCGCCGCCCGTATCGCCGCCCAGCTGGGATTTTCCAGCGCCACGAATTTCGCCAAGTACTTCCACCAGCGCGCCGGACAGGCCCCCATCGCGTTCCGCGGTGCCGTACGCGGACGAGCCGACGGCCTCCGGTAG
- a CDS encoding prolyl oligopeptidase family serine peptidase, which translates to MAKELKDIAYGDGLDGRLIDLYVPDGDGPWPLVIWSRGSGWLADSGRDDAEVVARRLNPRGFAVAGLAIRSSAQTVFPGQLRDIEEAIRHLRTHSTSYGLDPDRIGMFGESSGGWAAALTALTVDGIRAAVPVYPPTDLLSMDEQMLPGTLQEFTRFPGSPYGHDDPESAESRLLGGPLQERPELARSASPVTYVGEDAPPFLILHGKADRIVPYGQGELFYEALAKAGADVELITLPHADHGPWNDFLTDPTVKRDAFTVSSREGKETEARPCDPTWDTVVDFFHRHL; encoded by the coding sequence ATGGCCAAGGAACTCAAGGACATCGCATACGGCGACGGACTCGACGGCCGACTGATCGACCTGTACGTCCCGGACGGTGACGGCCCCTGGCCGCTGGTGATCTGGAGCCGCGGCTCGGGCTGGCTCGCCGACTCCGGGCGGGACGACGCCGAGGTGGTCGCCCGGCGGCTGAATCCGCGTGGCTTCGCCGTGGCCGGGCTCGCCATCCGCTCCAGCGCGCAGACCGTCTTCCCCGGACAACTGCGCGACATCGAAGAGGCGATCCGCCATCTCCGGACGCACTCCACGTCGTACGGCCTCGACCCCGATCGCATAGGGATGTTCGGCGAGTCCTCGGGCGGCTGGGCCGCGGCGCTGACCGCGCTGACCGTCGACGGCATCCGCGCCGCCGTACCCGTGTACCCGCCGACCGACCTGCTGAGCATGGACGAGCAGATGCTCCCCGGCACGCTCCAGGAGTTCACGCGCTTCCCCGGCAGCCCGTACGGCCATGACGACCCCGAGTCCGCGGAGTCCCGCCTGCTCGGCGGCCCCCTCCAGGAGCGGCCCGAACTCGCCCGCAGCGCAAGTCCGGTGACGTACGTCGGCGAGGACGCCCCGCCCTTCCTGATCCTGCACGGAAAGGCCGACCGTATCGTCCCCTACGGCCAGGGCGAACTCTTCTACGAGGCGCTCGCGAAGGCGGGCGCCGACGTCGAGCTGATCACCCTGCCGCACGCCGACCACGGCCCGTGGAACGACTTCCTGACCGACCCCACCGTGAAGCGGGACGCGTTCACGGTCTCCTCACGCGAGGGCAAGGAGACCGAGGCGCGGCCGTGCGATCCGACCTGGGATACCGTCGTCGACTTCTTCCACCGGCACCTCTAG
- a CDS encoding ABC transporter ATP-binding protein, translating into MSLTDAEPVVPTWRLLLGYVRPHRRALLAGALLALATGATGLVLPLVARGLIDDLSHDRPIGRALLGMAVLVVTNAAVGALGSYVLRRTAESVVLGARRALSSYLLRLRIPAVDRSEPGDLMARITSDTTLLREVTTDSLVGLGTGGLTLVATVVMMGLVDWVLLGVTLGVILCAGTVLGVIVPRINRASKQAQDAVGVMGASLERILGALRTVKASGAEHREEQTIHAAAEESWRQSVRAAKWSAAAGNTAGLAMQIAFITVLAVGGARVATGSIDVGTLVAFLLYVFYLMSPIQQVVGAITQYQTGAAALTRIQEALRLPAEPAALPAPLPTPGAEPAALAFEDVRFRYADDLPYVHHGVTFAVPARGMTAFVGPSGAGKTTVFSLIERFYDPEAGVITLDGRELERWDLPQLRSAIGYVEQDAPVLSGSLRDNLLLGNPDADDTDLTRVLKTTRLDGLIARLPRGLDTLVGHRGTKLSGGERQRVAIARALLRRPRLLLLDEATSQLDAVNEAALRDTVADVARTTTVLVVAHRLSTVTMADRIVVMDAGRVRAVGTHRELVAADPLYAELAATQFLATAG; encoded by the coding sequence GTGAGCCTCACCGACGCCGAGCCCGTCGTGCCCACGTGGCGCCTGCTGCTCGGGTACGTACGACCGCATCGACGGGCGCTGCTGGCGGGTGCGCTGCTGGCACTCGCGACCGGGGCCACCGGCCTGGTGCTGCCGCTGGTGGCGCGGGGGCTCATCGACGACCTGTCGCACGACCGGCCCATCGGGCGCGCGCTGCTCGGCATGGCGGTGCTGGTGGTCACCAACGCGGCGGTGGGGGCGCTGGGTTCGTATGTGCTGCGGCGCACCGCCGAGTCGGTGGTGCTCGGTGCGCGGCGCGCGCTGTCGTCGTATCTGCTGCGGCTGCGCATACCGGCCGTGGACCGCAGCGAGCCCGGCGACCTGATGGCCCGGATCACCTCGGACACGACCCTGCTGCGTGAGGTCACCACCGATTCCCTCGTCGGCCTGGGCACCGGCGGCCTCACTCTCGTCGCGACGGTCGTGATGATGGGGCTGGTGGACTGGGTGCTGCTCGGCGTCACCCTGGGGGTGATTCTCTGCGCGGGCACCGTGCTCGGCGTGATCGTGCCGCGCATCAACCGGGCGAGCAAGCAGGCACAGGACGCCGTCGGCGTGATGGGCGCCTCGCTGGAACGGATCCTCGGCGCCCTGCGCACGGTCAAGGCGTCCGGTGCCGAGCACCGTGAGGAGCAGACCATCCACGCGGCGGCCGAGGAGTCGTGGCGGCAGAGCGTGCGGGCCGCCAAGTGGTCCGCGGCCGCGGGCAATACGGCCGGTCTGGCAATGCAGATCGCCTTCATCACGGTCCTCGCGGTGGGCGGCGCGCGGGTCGCGACCGGCTCGATCGACGTGGGCACGCTGGTCGCCTTCCTCCTCTACGTGTTCTATCTGATGTCGCCCATCCAGCAGGTGGTCGGCGCGATCACGCAGTACCAGACCGGTGCCGCCGCGCTCACCCGGATCCAGGAGGCGCTGCGGCTGCCCGCCGAACCGGCGGCCCTGCCCGCCCCGTTGCCGACTCCGGGCGCCGAGCCCGCCGCGCTCGCCTTCGAGGACGTCCGCTTCCGCTACGCCGACGATCTGCCGTATGTCCATCACGGTGTGACCTTCGCCGTCCCGGCCCGCGGCATGACCGCGTTCGTCGGCCCTTCCGGGGCGGGCAAAACCACTGTCTTCTCGCTCATCGAGCGGTTCTACGACCCCGAGGCGGGCGTCATCACGCTCGACGGCCGTGAACTGGAGCGCTGGGATCTGCCCCAACTCCGCTCCGCCATCGGCTATGTGGAGCAGGACGCCCCCGTGCTGTCGGGCTCGCTCCGCGACAACCTGCTGCTCGGCAATCCGGACGCCGACGACACGGACCTCACCCGTGTGTTGAAGACGACCCGACTCGACGGCCTGATCGCCCGCCTGCCGCGCGGCCTGGACACGCTCGTCGGCCACCGCGGCACCAAGCTGTCGGGCGGCGAGCGCCAGCGCGTCGCCATCGCCCGCGCCCTGCTGCGCCGCCCCCGGCTGCTGCTCCTCGACGAGGCCACCTCGCAGCTCGACGCCGTCAACGAAGCCGCGCTTCGCGACACGGTCGCCGATGTGGCCCGCACGACCACGGTCCTCGTGGTCGCGCACCGGCTGTCCACCGTCACGATGGCCGACCGCATCGTGGTCATGGACGCGGGCCGCGTCCGCGCCGTGGGCACCCACCGCGAACTCGTGGCCGCGGACCCGCTCTACGCCGAACTGGCCGCGACGCAGTTCCTCGCGACCGCCGGCTGA
- a CDS encoding glycosyltransferase, whose amino-acid sequence MRSIQATWARGRTETAGVKGGFGLAAMEALAAGVPLVVRDLPVLREVFGPAARFADTPEGLAAALGRALTSYDPVRAAAGRRLAARHTRGEATERHLAFYRSVTP is encoded by the coding sequence GTGCGGAGCATTCAGGCTACGTGGGCGCGGGGTCGGACCGAGACCGCCGGCGTCAAGGGGGGCTTCGGGCTCGCCGCGATGGAGGCGCTCGCCGCGGGCGTCCCGCTGGTCGTGCGAGATCTGCCGGTCCTGCGCGAGGTGTTCGGCCCGGCCGCCCGTTTCGCGGACACCCCTGAGGGCCTCGCCGCGGCACTCGGCCGCGCCCTCACCTCCTACGATCCGGTGCGCGCGGCGGCCGGCAGGCGGCTGGCCGCCCGGCACACCCGGGGCGAGGCCACCGAGCGCCACCTGGCCTTCTACCGGTCGGTCACACCGTAG
- a CDS encoding S-(hydroxymethyl)mycothiol dehydrogenase, with amino-acid sequence MAQEVRGVIAPGKNEPVRVETIVVPDPGPGEAVVRIQACGVCHTDLHYKQGGINDDFPFLLGHEAAGIVESVGDGVTDVAPGDFVVLNWRAVCGQCRACLRGRPWYCFNTHNARQKMTLTDGTELSPALGIGAFAEKTLVAAGQCTKVDPAVSPAVAGLLGCGVMAGIGAAINTGNVGRGDTVAVIGCGGVGDAAIAGSRLAGAAKIIAVDIDDRKLTTAEKIGATHTVNSRQTDPVEAIRELTGGFGADVVIEAVGRPETYKQAFYARDLAGTVVLVGVPTPDMKLELPLIDVFGRGGALKSSWYGDCLPTRDFPMLIDLHLQGRLDLDAFVSETIALDEIEPAFERMHHGDVLRSVVVL; translated from the coding sequence ATGGCGCAGGAAGTACGGGGCGTGATCGCACCGGGCAAGAACGAGCCGGTGCGCGTCGAGACCATCGTCGTGCCGGATCCAGGGCCGGGAGAGGCCGTGGTGCGGATCCAGGCGTGCGGGGTCTGCCACACCGACCTGCACTACAAACAGGGCGGCATCAACGACGACTTCCCGTTCCTGCTCGGCCACGAGGCGGCCGGCATCGTGGAGTCGGTCGGCGACGGTGTCACGGACGTCGCACCCGGCGACTTCGTCGTCCTCAACTGGCGCGCGGTGTGCGGGCAGTGCCGGGCCTGTCTGCGCGGGCGGCCCTGGTACTGCTTCAACACGCACAACGCGCGGCAGAAGATGACCCTCACGGACGGCACGGAGCTGTCCCCGGCCCTTGGCATCGGTGCCTTCGCCGAGAAGACGCTGGTCGCCGCGGGACAGTGCACCAAGGTCGACCCGGCCGTCTCCCCGGCGGTGGCCGGGCTCCTCGGCTGTGGAGTGATGGCCGGGATCGGGGCCGCCATCAACACCGGGAACGTCGGCCGGGGCGACACGGTCGCCGTCATCGGCTGCGGTGGTGTCGGCGACGCGGCGATCGCCGGGTCCCGTCTCGCCGGCGCGGCGAAGATCATCGCCGTGGACATCGACGACCGGAAGCTGACGACCGCGGAGAAGATCGGCGCGACCCACACCGTCAACTCCCGGCAGACCGACCCCGTCGAGGCCATCCGCGAGCTCACCGGCGGCTTCGGCGCGGATGTCGTGATCGAGGCCGTGGGCCGTCCGGAGACGTACAAGCAGGCCTTCTACGCCCGTGACCTGGCGGGCACGGTCGTGCTCGTGGGCGTACCCACGCCGGACATGAAGCTCGAGCTGCCGCTGATCGACGTCTTCGGACGCGGCGGCGCCCTCAAGTCGTCCTGGTACGGCGACTGCCTGCCCACCCGCGACTTCCCGATGCTGATCGATCTGCATCTCCAGGGACGCCTCGACCTGGACGCGTTCGTGAGCGAGACGATCGCCCTGGACGAGATCGAGCCCGCCTTCGAGCGGATGCACCACGGCGATGTGCTGCGCTCGGTGGTGGTGCTCTGA
- a CDS encoding MBL fold metallo-hydrolase, with the protein MTARIEHLVTSGTFSLDGGSWEVENNVWIVGDDHEAVVIDAAHDADAIAEAVGDRRLLAIVCTHAHNDHIDAAPALAERTGATIWLHPDDLSLWKMTHPDRLPDAWLQDGQVIEAAGADLTVLHTPGHAPGAVCLYDPGLGTVFTGDTLFKGGPGATGRSFSHFPTIVESIRERLLGLPADTVVRTGHGDSTTIGAEAPHLKEWIARGH; encoded by the coding sequence ATGACCGCGCGCATCGAGCACCTCGTCACCTCGGGGACGTTCTCGCTCGACGGCGGCAGCTGGGAGGTCGAGAACAACGTCTGGATCGTCGGCGACGACCACGAGGCCGTCGTGATCGACGCCGCCCATGACGCCGACGCCATCGCCGAGGCGGTGGGGGACCGGCGGCTGCTGGCGATCGTGTGCACACACGCTCACAACGATCACATCGACGCCGCTCCCGCCCTCGCCGAGCGCACCGGCGCCACGATCTGGCTGCACCCCGACGACCTGTCGCTGTGGAAGATGACCCACCCCGACCGCCTCCCGGACGCCTGGCTGCAGGACGGCCAGGTGATCGAGGCGGCCGGCGCCGACCTGACCGTCCTGCACACCCCGGGACACGCCCCGGGCGCGGTCTGCCTGTACGACCCCGGCCTGGGCACCGTCTTCACGGGCGACACGCTCTTCAAGGGCGGCCCGGGAGCCACCGGCCGCTCCTTCTCCCACTTCCCGACGATCGTCGAGTCGATCCGCGAGCGCCTGCTGGGCCTGCCGGCCGACACGGTCGTCCGTACGGGGCACGGGGACTCGACCACGATCGGGGCCGAGGCGCCGCACCTGAAGGAGTGGATCGCGCGCGGCCACTGA
- a CDS encoding SDR family oxidoreductase, translated as MSGPLEGKVALVAGATRGAGRGIAVELGAAGATVYVTGRSTRERRSEYDRPETVEDTADLVTAAGGRGIAVPTDHLVPSKVEALVTRIADEQGRLDVLVNDIWGGEKLFEWDTPVWEHDLDNGLRLLRLAVETHAITNHHALPLLLRHPGGLVVEMTDGTAEYNRSTYRVSFFYDLAKSSVLRMAFALGQEVGPRGATAVALTPGWLRSEMMLDNYGVTEENWRDALERSPHFGISETPYYVGRAVAALAADPDVARWNGDSLSSGQLAQVYGFTDRDGSRPDAWRYLVEVQDAGKPADTTGYR; from the coding sequence ATGTCAGGGCCGCTGGAAGGCAAGGTCGCACTGGTCGCGGGGGCGACTCGCGGAGCGGGCCGCGGGATCGCGGTGGAGCTCGGCGCGGCCGGTGCGACCGTTTATGTGACGGGGCGCAGTACGCGCGAGCGGCGTTCGGAGTACGACCGTCCGGAGACCGTGGAGGACACCGCGGACCTGGTCACGGCGGCGGGGGGCCGGGGCATCGCGGTCCCCACCGACCATCTCGTCCCGTCGAAGGTCGAGGCCCTGGTTACCCGCATCGCCGACGAACAGGGCCGGCTCGACGTCCTGGTCAACGACATCTGGGGCGGCGAAAAGCTCTTCGAGTGGGACACCCCGGTCTGGGAGCACGACCTCGACAACGGCCTCAGGCTGCTGCGCCTCGCGGTCGAGACGCACGCGATCACCAACCACCACGCGCTGCCCCTGCTGCTGCGTCATCCGGGCGGCCTGGTCGTCGAGATGACCGACGGCACCGCCGAGTACAACCGGAGCACCTACCGCGTCTCGTTCTTCTACGACCTCGCCAAGTCGTCCGTCCTGCGCATGGCGTTCGCCCTCGGACAGGAAGTCGGCCCGCGCGGAGCCACCGCCGTGGCGCTCACCCCTGGATGGCTGCGCTCCGAGATGATGCTCGACAACTACGGCGTCACCGAGGAGAACTGGCGCGACGCGCTGGAGCGCTCCCCGCACTTCGGTATCTCCGAGACGCCGTACTACGTCGGGCGAGCCGTCGCCGCCCTCGCCGCCGACCCGGACGTCGCGCGCTGGAACGGCGACTCGCTGTCCAGCGGGCAGCTCGCCCAGGTGTACGGCTTCACCGACCGCGACGGCAGCCGCCCGGACGCCTGGCGCTACCTCGTCGAGGTCCAGGACGCGGGCAAGCCGGCGGATACGACGGGGTACCGGTGA